TCACCCACCTGTCCACTCACCTCACTCACTCCACACACCCTGGGCCCTCTCTTCTCAGGCCTCACTGAACTGGTTTTAGATCTGTGTGGGAGATGGGGGTCTGGATCCCCTGTAACACCCCCAGATCCCAGGGATTCCCTGCACCTGGAGGTGACCTCACGTCACGTATGGGTGGGGGGCACAGCTCCAGAGGGGGCAGCCAGGGGAAGACCCTGTTCCCCTACacaccccttccctccttctttcagATCAGGAGGCCTGACTCCCTTTGAAGTCTTGGGGCCCTTTCATCATCCGGGACCTCCCTTCCAGCCCCAGTGACCCCTTCCCTGGTGACCTTTCCCACAGACTTTGACCTGGGTGGGAGGGGGTCTGGAGGGTCAGGGATAGGAGGAGGGGACCGCAGTTTGAAATGCTGGAGCCTGCGCTGGGCGGGCATGTCAGACACCAGTGTCCTGGGGTCAGTGTGAGCCCTTCAAGGCCTGACCACCCTTCTATCCCCAGCTtggcttctccttcctcttctccatttCCCCTGGGGAAGGAGGCAGTAAATGTGTGGTGAGGGGAGCCCCGTGGACACTGTAAAATTGGGCAACTGTCGTCACCCCGAGGCTGGGGCCAGGAGGAAGTGGATGTTTAACAGGTGCCTAATTACATGTCCCGTTGGCTGTCTTGCGCTACTGTCAGCATAGGGAAGAGTGTGGGGAAGGGCTGGGTAACTCCTTTGTAAGCCACTGTGTCACCCTGCTAATTAGGGCTCCTGGGACTCCTCCTCAAGGCGGGGaccaggcccccccccccccatagtAATAACTGGCCGCTCCCCAGCCGGGCCCTCACTGCACCTTCCTGCCACTCCAGGTAGCATCTGGGCCCTCAGCTCTCCCTCCGTCTACTGGTCCCTACAACACCGCTGGCCCCAGGGATCCCAGCCCAGGAGGACGAAACGCTGAGCCTAGAGACATGAGAGTCCATGGAGCATTCCACCTTCTGCTCGTGTGCCTGAGCCCAGgtatggggctggggaggggcagggggggcCTGCATGATGCCGGATGGGCAGGAAAAGGGCAGCGAAGGGTTCACAGAGGAACCTGGAAGGTGGACTGAGATATCTTCTCACCTTCGCCCTGCTGCTACCGGGGTTTGGCTGTTGTCAAGGGGGCCTCTCCCCAGGAGAGCCCTGCACCTGAAGGTTTGGGGCACGTGTTCTTGTATGGTTCTTCATGGTGTCTGTGAACGTGTGGGGCTCATACGTGTATGCACATGTTGTGAATGGGAGCATAGGGCTCGCCCTGAGTTActgggggagctgggggtggggtaggagggGCAGGTGAGCAGCAAAGCTGGCTGGGGGTTGAGGAAGAGCCTGGGAAAGATTCCCTTTCCATGGGTCTCTGTGCTTCCAGCAGGAGGgcctctcccccaaccctgctTGCCTTGAGAGGGcagagcctcaggctggtggagTGTGAGTGGGCCAGGGAGAGCCGGGGCCTGAGACCTCTGCTCAGGGCCCCTGTGCTGTGAGAGTTCCAGAGTAGCACCCACCCCCTCTCGAATAAGCCTGGGAGGGTGTGGAGGGTAACTCCCAGAGGCCCCTCCCTGGGGCACGTCTGGAGGGCAGGGCTCAGGATTGGATATCATGGCGGCCTGCCTGGGATGGGGCAAGTCCCAGCAAGGGCCCATCTGGGTGGGCATTGCTGGAAATGGCTCTGAGACCCTCCTGGGGGTCTGGGTTCAGGCTAaaggggcctgggggaggagcTCAGGAAGGGAGGAGCATTTTCAGCCTTGGTGTGAGAGTACGAGTATGTGTGAATGGCTGCATTTCTAGCAGGATGCCTGCAACACCCTCTCTGTCTGGCAAGAGCTGGCCGGGCAGAGCTCACTCAGGAGCTGTGCTGTGGGGACGTGGGACATCTCTGTGTATAGTGTGTCTTAATGTTATAATGCACCAATCCCTTCTGTGGCAGCCaccttttctcccctcccttttcttcccctcccttctcttcccctccctcatcTGCAGAGGGAGGGTTAGGAGCTCTGGAGGAAGCTGAAAAATTCACAAAGGACTTACAGACTTAGAGTAGACATGACTATTGAGGTGTCTCCTCTTCCCTGGCGAGCCTGTTGtgatttccttccctccctcggAGTCTCTGCGcccacctctctctcccactctggtcttcttccctccctccagcctctctcttctctcacatGCCCTGGAAATACTTCCTCAGTGCCACAGCAAGAGGAATGAAGGTGAGACACCAGGGGCGACTTCCTCAGGAGAGTGAGGGGTGCAGAAAGGCTGGAACCCTTGGCAGGAGGTTGAGAAAGCTTTTAGGGAGTCGGAAAGGCTAGGGTGAGGCTCCCTGGCCTGGGACAAGGGCAGACACTCTGCCTAGTGCAGGGTGGAGGCACCCTCTTCCAGCCTGTCCTTCCTTCTCAAGCCCCCTTCCCGGAATACTTACCTTCCTGTCCGGCTGGCTCCCAGGGCATGGAGACCATTCTCTTGTTGTGGGCTGCTTTCGGCAGTCCTTCCCCAGGGTGGGGCCTCTGCTCTCTGCTGAGCTCTGGCTCATTCGTGGTTTGCCTTGTGACAGCCCAGGACCTGGCAGATGGCATCAGGATCCTTATCTCAGGAGTGGGCTGGTGTTAGCTTGGCCTGGCGCTGGAGGAGGCATCACCAGGTCCCGTTAAAGCCCCCAGCAGCTAGCCTGCCTGCTCTGGGTTAACCTGGAGCCTAGCGGGGGTTAGGACATGGCTGACGGCCCAGCCAGGATTCCGAGGGGCAGGTTCAGTGATGCCTGAGTTGTTAGGGGTGTTGAAAGGGTGCCTGCTGGCTCTCTAGAACCAGACTAAGCTTCTGCAGGTATGTCTGGTCTTGCATGAATACACAGGCGGGGCTCTAAGTGTGCACAGCGGGTGTGTCTTCTGGATTAATGCGCACTTGTGTTTGTGTGTAGATGTGTGTCTGTATGGATtcgacagtgtgtgtgtgtgtgagaaggtGGGACTGCATAGGTAGGTATCTGCATTTTGAAGGCTTATAAGAGTGTGTCTATGTGTTGATCTCTTTGGCTGTGACAGTGTGCAACTGTGTGTGTGAGATGCTCTCCAAGTGTGAAGGTGGTCCCAGGAGAGAGCCAGAGAAGGGCAGAGCACGATGAGTTGCTGAGACCAAGGGCTGGGGCTCCAAAGGACTTGCTGCCTCTCACAGGAGGAGAGTgagccaggctgggggaggggccggcAGAGGGAGGATTgcaggaggctgggaggtggCATGCTGCCGGCCCAGCCAGGGTTGGGGCCCTGGGCACACCTCCACCTTCATATTCCTCTCTGGGTCCAACCGGTTGGGGCTAGCGCTTGCCTGGGGCTTCAGGTTAGGGAGGGAGAGATCACTCCTGAGCTTCCAGATCCTGGCTCTTCATCCCAGGCTGACTCAGTGCGACTGAGGCTGGCAGTAGCGGGAGGGGCCCCAACTGGAGCGAGCACGTGGAGGTGGCCACACGATCACACAAGGGGAAGGACGCAAAGCACACAATGCCACACGCCTTCACGCGAGGCTCACCAGTCCTACAGATGCGTGTGGCCATGGTCCCAGCACCATCGTTCACTATCACACACAGACCCAGCTAGGCTCCCGGTCACAGTCACGCACAGGCACGCACTATCACTCAGAGCACTTACACAGCCAGGCACTCACTGTCACACGGGCATACAGCCAGAGACACACGCTgtcatacacagacacacagagacatacgCATTCTCCTGCTCCTTGGGCTGGAAAGGGACTCCAGGGGCCACGGTGTCCATCCTCCTGCCTCTAGACACGATCACCTCACTTGGCCCAGACAGAGGTGGCTTTTAACCAACGAGCCTCTTCCATCAGAGCACTTAACAACTCTATGTGCTCCATgtgcctgtacacacacacacgcacacacacgcacacacatgcgcTGTCACGTAAATATATAAGCAGACACTCTACCTGGTCATGTGTGTGAATCTCCCTACAGTACACATAAGCAGCCACAAACACTCGTAAACATGCAacgtacatatgtgtatacaccCATACATGGATACACAATCAtacaagcattcttttttttttttaagatttttttgatgtggactgtttttaaagtctttattgaatttgttacaatatcacTGTTTTATGTTTATGTCGCGGTTCCTTGGCCGCGAGAcacgtgggatctcagctccccgaccagggatcaaacccgaacCCAATGCATTgaaaggcgaagtcttaaccactggaccaccagggaagtcccccatacaAGCATTCTTAAcagctatatacatatacaaactgTATAGATGCAACCCTACACAATCGTACAATAGAGACATGCTTACACAAGTCTGCATAGACATGCGTCTATCAATTCACGCACACACCTATGCACACGCTCAGAGCAGCCCCTCCTCGTTGTGGAACCCTCACTGAGCCCTGGGTCGCCACTGACAGGaatggtggagggaggggggctgAAGCTGGCCACCCAAGCCCTGGTCCTGCTCCCCTTACCCCATCTGCCCTGCCTGTGTCCTAGCACTGCTGCCCGCTGTGCGGAtcagtgggaatgcaaaagaAGTCCTGAACCTGGCAGAAGGTGACAGCGTGAGACTGAACTGCCCCTACATCCTGGACCCTGAGGACTCTGGTTCTGATGCGCTGGGCATTGAGTGGATGCAGGTCAACCCAGAACCCTCACGTCAGGAGAAAGTGGTAGGTGCTGGGCACAGGATTCCCCTTACTCTACACTTCATGGTATCTACCTGTTGGGCAGCCAGCACCCTGAGGGGAAAAGCAGGGCAGATAAGAAAACCGAGGCCTTGAACTTCCCCCAAGACTTCTCAGAGAATGAGGGAACAGGGAGGAGCTCTGTAATCACCGATCAAGTCAGCCAGTGAGTcagcttcctcccaccccactccaaaGGGAAGACGAGGCACTGTCCTGGCCCAGACAATATACTTCCAGCTCCGATGATAGTCTTTGATTTTGAGTACCAGTCAGCTGCTCTGTGTACCAGCAGCTTTATACACCtcatcccatttaatcctcacaggcCCCTGGAAGGTAGACGTTAGGCAGAGAGTGCTTGATCTTATCTGATCTCACACATTCTGTTAAAAGTCAGTGGATCAGGCATCATTGTTCCCATTTTTCAGCTGAGAAAGCGGAGTCTCAGAAAAGTTCAGTGCATTGCCCAAGACAGCCAAACCACAGGGCCTTCCTTGGCTCTCCCTGTCTCAccatctctgttttcttctcttcacaGTTCCTTAGTTACGGGGACAAGAGGGCCAACCATGGCGACCTCCCCGATCTGCAGCAGAGGGCCCACTTTGCAGCCCCAGATCCCAGCCAGTACGATGCCTCTATCAACCTCTCGAACCTGCAGATATCCGACGCAGCTACCTATGAGTGCCGGGTGAAGAAGACCACCGTGGCCACCCGGACGGTCATCATCACTGTCGCAGGTATGACCAAACTCCTCTGAGCTCCTCTTCCCCAGACGTCAGAGCCAAGGGCGGCTTGGCCACCCTgagcctggctctgcctcttggCTGGACGCTGGCTCAcaactgccccctcccctgcagcaCGGCCTGTGGAGCCCAAGTGCTGGATTGAGGGCCACATGTTATACGGCCACGACGTGGTGCTGAAGTGCTTCGTCAGTGGGGGCAGCCCGCCTttcatctacaagtggaacaggATCAGGTGGAGCGCCCACCCCTACCGTGCCAGTTCCTACCAGTCCCAGGACACCTTCCAGTCTGAGTTCTCCTACGACGAGTCCTTCAGCTCCACAAGTCAAGGTGAGGGGACCCGGGGAGAGGGGAAGATTGGGACGCTGGGTCccgctggggcttccctggttcaTCAGTGGCGCCAAGTCAAACATAAAACCGCTGTGGGAGACCCCTCCTGTGAGCCTGTTCCAGAAGCTGCTatggagggaagaggaggcaaAAGGGGAGAGTCCGTTGAAAGCAGTATGGTTAATTTGGAAAGAGCATGGTCTGAGGTAGAgctgggcttgaatcctggctgGACCACAACTGGCTACAAGACCCAGGCAAgtggcttcacctctctgtgccttagtttcatTCTACAGTATATGAAAAGGGAATGATAATGTCTATCTTCCAGGGGCAGGTACGGATTAAATGGATGAGGTGTATAAAGCTTCTGGCACAGGCAGAAGCTGCCTAGTACTCACAATCAAAGACTAGCAGAGCTGGAAGAGACCTTAGACTTCCTCTGGTGTAACCCTGTACTCGCTGTACAAATGAGGAGACCAGGGCTCAGGGAGGGGACATATTTCCCTAAGGTCACAGAGTGAATTCATGGTTTCTCTCCTGTTGCTGGGAAAGGGTCCCTTCCTTGCCTCTCTGTTTCAGCAGGGAGAAGGTGACTCACCTGGAGAGTGGGGTGGacctgtgtgtgtgcgcacacccttccctccttccatgcCCCACCCTGCAGTGGTCTAGGCTGGGGTGAAGCTCTCAGAGACCAGGCCCCTTGGCCTCACCATAGCTCTCTGATGCTCCTTCAGTTTCAGGCATGAGCCACGGTGAGCTGGTGTTGAAGCATCTCTCCCACAAGCATAATGGGCTGTACCAGTGCACAGTGGCCAACCATGCAGGCCACAGCGTATGTGTGGTGGAGGTGAAGGTCTCAGGTGGGTGCAGGGGCAGTGGCCCTGGAGGCCCCGTGGCTGGGAGGGTTGGACTGGAGAAACTTGTGCTGTATATTGGAGCCTCAACTGGCTCTGCCTTCCCACTGCCATCAGTGCATAGTTCTGCCAGGGGCAGCTGGGAAGCCCTAGGAGAAACATGCAGACATGAGGGGTTAACTTGCATCTCTCCATATATTCCTCCCTGTGTGTCCAGGGGCCCTGAGATACCCTGGGTCCCCCATCCTCTTTCCCACAGACACCCTGCCCCTGCAACTCCTGGTTAGCCAGGCATCTGTCAGTCTGCAGAAAGCCTGACTAATCTTTATTTCTCTCCCCAGGAGTCGCGCACATAGGAATAATCATTGGCATAGTGCTGGGCTGTTTACTCTTGCTGGGCTGCCTGATTTTGGGCATCTGGGGGCTCGTCCGCTGCTGCTGCAGGGGGCCCCGCGGTGCCTTCTGCTGCCGTAGCCAGGTCCGCAGAAATGCCTGCTGCGACTTGCCTAATGATATCAGGTAAAATCTGATGCCTGTTGCTGTGCTGCAGGGGGCTGGCGCCCTGCCCCTTCTCACCCCTGCCTGCCACCGGCTGGCTGGgatccccaccccaaccctgccTGCCATCGCCATGGAGTGCTGGGACCCCAGCATGTTGACTGGCCACTCGTCgtatgttttttctctctcccccttcccatgtccagTCTTCACTTCTGCTTCCCtgccctccatccccctcccgtCTTTgcacctgtctgtctgtcttatctagactgtaagctcctgcagggcagggcctgtatgtattttctcacttttccCCTGTATTGCACCGGTGAGAACTCTTGGACATGCTTACTTAAGAAgagttaattaatataaataatagcgCTAATAACTTATATTAgaaacaaactagaaataaaaatagaacaagaCTAGCAGTGCTAATGATTGCAATGCCCTGGGtatggaggaaaagagggagaagattAAGAGGCAGGTGAGGAGAAGGGGGGTGGGCAAGGTCAAGGTTAGTTAAGGAAAGGACAGGGAAAGCAGCTCCTTCTGGATCTCCAAGGTGACCTCTCTATCCGAGCCGGTGGTCCTGCGAAAAGCTCAGAAGGGGAGTGGAGGGCGCCTGGATGGGGCTGCCTGCCTACCGTGGGCTGTCCGGACACGTGTGGACAAGCCCTGTCTGGAGGGTGGGGATGGTGCCCCCGGGAGTCCTGCGGGGTCGCTGGcccaggaagaggcagagaaaagagtAGGTCGAGGCTGAGGTTGAGAGGCGAGGGCAGGCGGAGGGAGGCGCGGGAGAGGAGAGGTTGCCAAGAGCCCCCGGCTCTGCCCAGGCCGTGCCCACGCCGCGCGGCGGAGGAGCCCGCTCACCCGCGCGCCTGCTGTTTTCCACAGAGAGGACGACGTGGCGCCCGGGTGCAAGGCCAAAAGGCGCGGCAGCAGCGTTACGCACATCTTGGGGTACCCGATGCAGAAGATCAggcactctctgagcctcaaataCGCGCCTCCTCACTGCGAAGGCCCCGAGGACTTGGCCCTGGCGTCCAGCGCCGCTGCCGCCGCTCTAGACTGCAAAGCGGACCAGTCCCGGGTCTACGTCAAGGTCCAGAGTGCAGAGCCAGCCGCCTGCGCCGCCGAGGGGCCGCTGCCGTGCAAGGATGGCCTCCTGGTGTGAGCGCGCGGCGCCCGGCTCCTGCCCGGCCAGGAGGAGGGTGCGGGCTCTTTGCCTGCACCTGGGGACGCGCTCGGGCCGGCGCCGACCTCGCCTGCCTAGGGCCGCCTGGCGGCAGGGGGCCTGGAAGAGTTTCCCTCGGGAGCGGAGTTGGGCGGCTGCGCCTCCTCCCCTaaagtgggagggggagggggagggaatagAGACCATCTCGGCCCTCTCCGCAGCCCCGCGGCCCTGAGGCtcgggcagagggagggaggaggaagtgtCCGAGAGCGCTGGAGGCCGGAGACCAGGTGTCCCCAGCCAAGGCAGAGAGACCCGGGGGCCGGGTGGGTGGGGGTCTGGGCTGAACTGTGCGTGTGAGGCCTGAGCTCCGAGGCGGCAGTGttagcacaataaagaaaatgtaagacTCGAGACTGAGGTGACTGTGGTTCCACGGCGGGTTGGGCATGGGGTCAGGGTGGTGGGCCCTGCtcagggatgggggggggggcgttgcTCCCTCTGTCGTCCCGCATCATTTCTGCAccatttcccccctccccctccttagATCGGGAACagttagagctggaaggggctgTCTAATCCTATTCCTTCCCtatgcagatggggaaactgagactcctcAGGCTTGATTTTAAATCCAGAATcccacttttctcttttattccagaaatcaaaagaaaggaaacaaggtACTGGCAGGGATGACCTCTCTGAATATCCCCTGACCATTCTCAGCAtcgtccttccttctctccttaccTACGAAATCTTGACTTCCTTATCTCTCCCAGATGTATGCCATCCTTCTCAAAAACCGGGAAGGGTTTCAGAGTCATACTCTGGGGGTAGAAAGACCAAATGCCTCTAACCTAGTCCCTTTTTTAATGGAAGGGGGATTGACATTTTTTGGGCACCCTCTGAATTCCAGGTACTTTCCCATGTTTTGtctaatttaatccttacttTAATCCTGTGAGGTGCAGTatccattatacagatgaagaaactgaggctcagaggatcTAGTTATCTTAACCAAGGCCACAAATGTAATAACAGGTTTTGATCCAGGCATGTCTGACTCTGGGACATCAGGCTTTTTCTTTGACATTTGGATTCCTTCTACTGCATGCCTGACAAAAGATATTTTCTTGACAAAAGACCTCTTCTTGAATACCTGCAGTGGCATCTCACTACCTCTCAAAGCAGTCCATTTGGCCTCTGACGGTCAGAGATATATCCATATTTCTCCTTTTCAACCCAATTTTGGACCCCACATAGTTTTTATCCCTTGGTCCAAGTTCTACTCTTAGGGAGCCCTAAGCGTCACATTTCCAATTCAGCTGCCTCTAGTGGACCAAGTGGCTGTATTCCATACAGGATGACTGCAACAGGCAAAAAAATGGACCGATGCCTAGTCTAGGGGTTGAGGGTCTTCTGAAGAGCATAGTACTTGAAGGTCACTCTGTTCTACCTGCCTCTGCCCTGTTGTCATCTGCCTGTTGAGAGCCCAGTGTCTCTTCTTCTCTTGAGGAGAAGCTGGGCTTCCTAATTCTTTCTGCTTCTACCCTGTGGCCAGGTGAAGTGTGCGGTATGGATGGACCTCAGAGTTTGTTGACAGAGGAAGCCCCCAAACCATGCTTGGTTGTACATAACTAGGAAACCCTTCTGGTTGGCTTGGTTATTTGCAAAAGCGTGATGGCATCTCTGGTTCTGCCTTGATAGAGCTTGGGAAGAGAAAGTGGAGATGATGATGGGACAGAGGGAGCCAGGAACAAACGTCTTGGAGTGAGGGCGGGGAGGTGGGGATTATTGAGGATGGATGGGGATACAGCGGGTAAAGGGATTAAGCAGTGAGGGGAACAGAACTGCAGGAACCATCCATCCCCTCATTTATTTGGAAACATTTATGAGCACCTATAGGATGATTTGTTCATAAATAGTTAgggcttttgggcttccctggtggcgcagtggttgagagtccacctgctgatgcaggggacctgggttcgtgccccgatctgggaagatcccacataccgcggagcggctgggcccgtgagccatggccgctgggcctgcgcatccggagcctgtgctctgcaacgggagaagccacaatagtgagaggcccgcgtaccgcaaaaaaaaaaaaaaaaaaaaaaaaaaaatagttagaGCTTCAAGCAGGGCGCTGGGCCTGGCACACTTTTGCCCTAAGGCAGGGGATTGAATAGGGTGACTTGGGGAGGGCTCTCCCAGTCTGAGGAGCCTCCAGCTCAGCTTTCTGCAAGGAGGTGAGGGACAGAGTCAGTCAGCTGTACAGGTTGTGTTGAATGACATCATCTTCCCCATTCTAGCAACCAGGGAGCTGGGCTCAGACTTAGCCTTCCTTTGAAAGGTGAGAACAGCGAGGCTCTGGCAAGAAAAGCTCTTTAAAGAGCCGTAAGAGATTTTAGAGAGACTCTGCAAACAACTTTTGGCAGGGTGACTCAACAGAGAAGCCAGGGGAGTTCCCGAATCCCTAAATAAATTATCACTGCACTTATCACCTctgggtgaggagggagggaagttTCTGCTTCTAAGGTTTTGCTTCAGGGACACCTTGaccttttttcatttctcctgcGTGAAATCTTGTCAGTGTTAGAGGAGAACAATTTCTGGTGGTAAATGTTTACCAGTGGCTTTGGGAGCGAGGTTGAGGGTATAGGGGGCTGGGAAGCCCTGATGTGTATCATGTGCTATTTCCCTGAATAAAATTCTCCTATCATGGCTGCTTTCAGGCTACCAGCGTGATGTCCTGGTGTGGAATCGTGAGAAATGTGCAGTAACACACCATCCCTGCCGAAGTAAATAACCTCAAGACCTGAGACAATCAGGAACTATAGAAACTAATTAGGAAGGGATGAATTTTGAGTACTTATCTCCTGTGTCTCAGAAGAATTCACTTAATTGTAAATTGatatagtttaaattttaataatggcAGCATTTAATGATTGGCTTGCAAAACTTAGGCAGACCACGTCCCCAGGCAGGCAGAAGGCTGTGTACACAAATGTTGCTTCAAGAGAGggaatcttggggcttccctggtggcgcagtggttaagaatccacctaccaatgcaggggacacgggttcgagccctggtcagggaagatcccacctgccgcggagcaaccaagcccgtgcgccacaattactgagcctgcgctctagagcccacaagccacaactactgagcccacaagccacaactactgagcccacatgccacaactactgaagcccgcacgcctagagcccgtgctccgcaacgagagaagccactgcaatgagaagcccgcacactgcaacgaagagtagccccagctcgctgcaactagagaaaacctgcgcgcagcagcaaagacccaacacggccaaaaataaataaataaatagagagggAATCTTAAGTTCAgtcttgatttttctcatttttccagaGAGACACAGACAGCACCAAGTCAGTTGTCTTCATCCCACTTCCTAGTTCTGCCTTTTTGTGTCCCAGCCTTGCGGAAACTGAATCCTAGTTCCTCTGGTCGATGAAAACTTATTCAGATAATTATATGTCCTTGGTAACCATCAGAAACCTAACTTGGC
The sequence above is drawn from the Tursiops truncatus isolate mTurTru1 chromosome 1, mTurTru1.mat.Y, whole genome shotgun sequence genome and encodes:
- the VSIG8 gene encoding V-set and immunoglobulin domain-containing protein 8 isoform X3 encodes the protein MRVHGAFHLLLVCLSPALLPAVRISGNAKEVLNLAEGDSVRLNCPYILDPEDSGSDALGIEWMQVNPEPSRQEKVFLSYGDKRANHGDLPDLQQRAHFAAPDPSQYDASINLSNLQISDAATYECRVKKTTVATRTVIITVAARPVEPKCWIEGHMLYGHDVVLKCFVSGGSPPFIYKWNRIRWSAHPYRASSYQSQDTFQSEFSYDESFSSTSQVSGMSHGELVLKHLSHKHNGLYQCTVANHAGHSVCVVEVKVSGVAHIGIIIGIVLGCLLLLGCLILGIWGLVRCCCRGPRGAFCCRSQVRRNACCDLPNDIRNKGVLRIHYPESQLKQQPVWRFIPVASAPREPQKDSRMGHC
- the VSIG8 gene encoding V-set and immunoglobulin domain-containing protein 8 isoform X2, with protein sequence MRVHGAFHLLLVCLSPALLPAVRISGNAKEVLNLAEGDSVRLNCPYILDPEDSGSDALGIEWMQVNPEPSRQEKVFLSYGDKRANHGDLPDLQQRAHFAAPDPSQYDASINLSNLQISDAATYECRVKKTTVATRTVIITVAARPVEPKCWIEGHMLYGHDVVLKCFVSGGSPPFIYKWNRIRWSAHPYRASSYQSQDTFQSEFSYDESFSSTSQVSGMSHGELVLKHLSHKHNGLYQCTVANHAGHSVCVVEVKVSGVAHIGIIIGIVLGCLLLLGCLILGIWGLVRCCCRGPRGAFCCRSQVRRNACCDLPNDIRNKGVLRIHYPESQLKQQPVWRFIPVASAPREPQVSLWSLRSLSIQPTWRNHFIYSWCTGTKLSPFSSLQLDEEKHGKGKER
- the VSIG8 gene encoding V-set and immunoglobulin domain-containing protein 8 isoform X1, with amino-acid sequence MRVHGAFHLLLVCLSPALLPAVRISGNAKEVLNLAEGDSVRLNCPYILDPEDSGSDALGIEWMQVNPEPSRQEKVFLSYGDKRANHGDLPDLQQRAHFAAPDPSQYDASINLSNLQISDAATYECRVKKTTVATRTVIITVAARPVEPKCWIEGHMLYGHDVVLKCFVSGGSPPFIYKWNRIRWSAHPYRASSYQSQDTFQSEFSYDESFSSTSQVSGMSHGELVLKHLSHKHNGLYQCTVANHAGHSVCVVEVKVSGVAHIGIIIGIVLGCLLLLGCLILGIWGLVRCCCRGPRGAFCCRSQVRRNACCDLPNDIREDDVAPGCKAKRRGSSVTHILGYPMQKIRHSLSLKYAPPHCEGPEDLALASSAAAAALDCKADQSRVYVKVQSAEPAACAAEGPLPCKDGLLV